One region of Chryseobacterium sp. SORGH_AS_0447 genomic DNA includes:
- a CDS encoding S46 family peptidase, with amino-acid sequence MKRILLLFTFLLSFVQMRADEGMWLLMLVKRLNGVDMQKEGLHLTPEEIYSVNNSSLKDAIVSFGGFCTGEIVSNQGLIFTNHHCGYGAVAAASTPEKDYLKNGFWAMKQKDEFNAKDLYVRFLVRMDDATQRINSKLNNNMSAAERKAVIDAETKAIQSENSENGKYTVVVRDFFNGNEFYYFVYQDYKDIRLVGAPPSALGKFGGDTDNWEWPRHTADFTVFRVYADAAGNPAEFSPSNVPLKPKHFLPVSLKGVKPGDFSMILGYPGRTNRYLTSYGIEQMVNKDYPAWVQASKLAMDVMKKYMDKDKGTQLNYASQYASVANYWKNRQGTIDAVIKNGTIADKQKIEERFKTWAVQPANVAENENVLENIGIYYKQTSDRNVERMYMTQLSRNSKYFTLALQVGSVLQAYAKQDMAGRIAMKPKVEAALKAAYENINTKLEGEMMNSMVNLYQQKVNKDVASETIMGLDANNLSNVAYSSIFANKTSATNFMLNPDALKLDADPLWKIANGIVADQRASAERFVKIDDNFAKNNRLFLAGLMKAMPEKKFYPDANSTMRLTYGTVDKLPIRSDRNYFGITDNYYTDMTGLVGKYKKGDEEFDLPQRVIDLYNLKDFGQYADAKGYMPVNFLSNNDITGGNSGSPVIDADGNLIGIAFDGNSEALSGDIVFEPEWQKTINVDVRFVLWTIDKYAGARRLIDELQLVKDENTPADTKTKMPKATPAKGKKK; translated from the coding sequence ACTGCTATTCACTTTCCTTTTAAGTTTTGTCCAGATGAGGGCAGACGAGGGAATGTGGTTGTTAATGCTCGTCAAAAGGCTCAATGGGGTAGATATGCAAAAAGAAGGATTGCATCTTACGCCGGAAGAGATTTACTCGGTCAACAATTCAAGCCTTAAAGATGCCATCGTGAGCTTCGGAGGTTTCTGTACAGGGGAAATCGTTTCCAACCAGGGTCTTATTTTTACCAATCACCACTGCGGTTATGGTGCCGTGGCGGCTGCTTCAACTCCGGAAAAAGATTACCTGAAGAATGGGTTCTGGGCCATGAAGCAGAAAGATGAATTCAATGCGAAAGATCTTTATGTAAGATTTTTGGTAAGAATGGATGATGCTACCCAAAGAATCAACTCCAAACTGAACAACAATATGTCCGCTGCAGAGCGTAAGGCCGTGATCGATGCTGAAACAAAAGCAATCCAGTCTGAAAACTCTGAGAACGGAAAATATACCGTAGTGGTAAGAGATTTCTTTAATGGAAACGAGTTCTACTATTTCGTATATCAGGATTACAAAGACATCCGATTGGTAGGAGCTCCGCCTTCCGCATTAGGAAAATTCGGAGGGGATACCGATAACTGGGAATGGCCTAGACATACGGCAGACTTTACGGTTTTCAGAGTGTATGCCGATGCAGCAGGAAACCCTGCGGAATTTTCTCCGAGCAATGTTCCTTTGAAGCCTAAGCATTTCCTGCCGGTTTCTCTTAAAGGAGTGAAGCCAGGTGATTTCTCTATGATCTTAGGGTATCCTGGAAGAACCAACCGTTACCTGACTTCTTATGGAATTGAGCAGATGGTAAACAAAGACTATCCGGCATGGGTTCAGGCTTCCAAACTTGCAATGGATGTGATGAAGAAGTACATGGATAAAGATAAAGGAACGCAGCTGAACTATGCCTCCCAATATGCTTCCGTAGCCAATTACTGGAAAAACAGACAGGGAACGATTGATGCCGTTATCAAGAACGGAACGATTGCAGACAAGCAGAAAATCGAAGAGCGTTTCAAAACATGGGCGGTACAGCCGGCTAATGTGGCGGAAAATGAAAATGTGCTGGAAAATATCGGGATCTATTACAAGCAGACTTCAGACCGTAACGTAGAGAGAATGTACATGACCCAGCTTTCAAGAAACTCTAAATATTTTACCCTGGCATTGCAGGTAGGAAGTGTTCTTCAGGCGTATGCCAAGCAGGACATGGCCGGAAGAATTGCGATGAAGCCGAAAGTGGAAGCTGCGCTGAAAGCGGCTTATGAAAATATCAATACCAAGCTGGAAGGCGAGATGATGAACTCTATGGTCAATCTTTACCAGCAGAAAGTAAATAAGGATGTGGCTTCTGAAACCATTATGGGTCTGGATGCCAATAACCTGTCCAATGTTGCTTATTCTTCCATTTTCGCAAACAAAACTTCTGCAACCAACTTCATGCTGAATCCGGATGCTTTGAAACTGGATGCCGATCCGCTTTGGAAAATTGCCAACGGAATTGTAGCTGACCAAAGAGCTTCTGCAGAAAGATTTGTGAAGATCGATGATAATTTTGCGAAAAACAACAGGCTGTTCCTGGCCGGTTTAATGAAAGCCATGCCTGAGAAAAAATTCTATCCGGATGCAAACTCTACGATGAGATTAACGTACGGAACGGTTGATAAATTGCCGATCCGATCAGACAGAAATTATTTCGGGATTACCGATAATTATTATACGGATATGACCGGTCTTGTAGGAAAATACAAGAAAGGAGACGAGGAGTTCGATCTTCCGCAAAGAGTAATCGACCTATACAACCTGAAAGACTTCGGACAATATGCCGATGCAAAAGGATATATGCCGGTTAACTTCCTTTCCAACAACGATATCACCGGTGGTAACTCTGGTTCTCCGGTAATCGATGCTGACGGAAACCTGATCGGTATCGCTTTCGACGGAAACAGTGAAGCGTTAAGCGGAGACATCGTTTTCGAACCGGAATGGCAGAAAACCATCAACGTAGACGTTCGTTTCGTTCTTTGGACCATCGATAAATATGCCGGTGCGAGAAGACTGATCGATGAATTACAATTGGTAAAAGACGAAAATACGCCAGCCGATACCAAAACAAAAATGCCTAAGGCAACACCTGCCAAAGGAAAGAAAAAATAA
- a CDS encoding YdeI/OmpD-associated family protein yields the protein MNAAFVEFPFSTEELFNKKGQVKIKAIFDEKVEYRGSLAKMKSECHILGLTQEVRKQLGKTFGDEVSVSLLEDQEERTVEIAEDIALVFNENPQAKVLFNNMSYTHKKGIHPLDRRSQKARNPGE from the coding sequence ATGAATGCCGCCTTTGTAGAATTTCCCTTTTCTACCGAGGAACTGTTCAACAAAAAAGGCCAGGTAAAAATCAAGGCTATTTTTGATGAGAAAGTCGAATATCGCGGAAGCCTGGCAAAAATGAAATCCGAATGTCATATCTTAGGCCTGACGCAGGAAGTCAGAAAACAGTTGGGAAAGACTTTTGGCGATGAGGTTTCGGTATCTTTACTGGAAGATCAAGAGGAGCGGACCGTAGAGATAGCAGAAGATATTGCTTTGGTTTTCAATGAAAATCCCCAAGCAAAAGTCTTGTTTAACAACATGAGCTATACCCATAAAAAAGGAATACATCCGCTGGATAGAAGAAGCCAAAAAGCCCGAAACCCGGGAGAATAG